The sequence CTTCAGACCAATCCTGTTGGTTCTGATCGGGCAGAGCAGCTCCAGCATCAGCGATCAGGTCGGGAAGATCACGGAACACCATGTCGGTCACACCGGAGGAGCTCTGATCGGTGCCatgatccgccgccgccgccgcgggaggaggaacgagcagtggcggtggcggtggcccgACCTCCAGATCGAACAGAGCAGTCTCCGCCTCAGCCCACCGGGGCGCGCCATGTGCTCGACCGTCGTCTTCCGGCTCTCTCTTCCGCTTCTTGCCGTAGCCGCTGAATCGGATGCGGTAGAGCCGgagcggcgacgaggcgaggtCAGCCGGCGCCGTCACGGAGTACTCGTGCATCACCCACCCCgagctccccctctccccctcggCAAAGAAGCTCAGGACATACTTGCGCCACGCGATCTCCAgtacttcgccgccgccgccgccgccgtcgtcgtcgccggggaCGAGCAGCTTCTTGCCGTCGACGCACATCCTCTGCCCCTGCCAGAACCCTCCACCCTCGACGGTGCGCTTCTGGCGCTTGCCCTTGGCGTTCTTGGCGTGCGCCTCCGCGAGGAAGAAGGCTTCGTCGCCGCCCCGGCCGTGATCCGCGAGAAGCCTCCATGGCTGCGCGCTCAGGGGATCGGCATCGAGGACGACGCCGTCGAGCGGGAGGGGCTGGCCCTGGAGGCGCCGGAGCAGGTACCGGccgacgagctcgtcgtcgcTGGGGTCGAATCTGAGCCCCGGAGGGAGCCCAtccgcgccagccgccgccattGGAGTCTCGATCGCGAGCGCTCGAGAATttctagggtttagggtatcgagagagagagagagagagagagaggagaggaagcggGCGGGTGAATCTTCCCCCACAAGGGCGGGATTTGAATTTATCGAAGAGGAGGGGGGATGCGTGGGGTGACGTCAGCATGAGACAGCCCTGCTGCGCGCGCGTTGCCTCGCTCAGCCGCACGGgtagatttttattttgtttttggaaaGCTTAACGAAATAACTTGTGTTAGCAACCTGATTTTGGAACCTAGTTTTGATTTGTTTTGAAATTTTAGCAGAAATTTGAACTGTCGATCAGGGGCCTCAGGCTGTGC is a genomic window of Oryza glaberrima chromosome 7, OglaRS2, whole genome shotgun sequence containing:
- the LOC127779367 gene encoding NAC domain-containing protein 67-like, which codes for MAAAGADGLPPGLRFDPSDDELVGRYLLRRLQGQPLPLDGVVLDADPLSAQPWRLLADHGRGGDEAFFLAEAHAKNAKGKRQKRTVEGGGFWQGQRMCVDGKKLLVPGDDDGGGGGGEVLEIAWRKYVLSFFAEGERGSSGWVMHEYSVTAPADLASSPLRLYRIRFSGYGKKRKREPEDDGRAHGAPRWAEAETALFDLENQQDWSEVADQSSFCVMGDDSSLLLPDLPGMIDDNEHQQFVREFDMPHLFVPQAEEAIAGGGAASAPSADNQNCEFNDGEDMALSDFEFPESIDEVLSYIDFSTSDTSCRDFTMDELFDLPVD